DNA sequence from the Prolixibacter sp. SD074 genome:
ATATTCCGGAAATTCATTGTTTTTAGTAAATCCCTTTAGTCCTGCAATTGCTCCTAAAATACCCAATACACAAGGTTTATGAAGCATATTGTAGGTGAGATAAATCTTCTCGTTTATATCCGGCTTTTTCAGAAACCCCATATCGGCATACAAATCGAATGAGATAACTGTTTTCATGCTTCTTCTCCATTATTTCCAAATAAAGGCAAGGTAGTACATCCAACCGGCAGGTTAATTGCCGTTGCCGATTGCCCATTAATATATAGTTCGGTAGTCTCAATTTCAGAACGAAAACCAGAAAGTAATTCACTTACTTTTTCAAAATCAAATACTGTTTTTCCGTCCTGTTTTTCAGGCAGTGCTTTCACCAAATCGGTAAATGCAGGTAGTATGAGTTTAGAACCGTCGTTTAATTGCACCCAAAACAGGATCTCATTATCGGTTCCTGCTTTTGCTGCCGAGTCGTAAAAAGTGGCACCCTGGCGCATTGCCGCTCTAAGCTTTGAAATATCCTCTGATGAAACAGCTTTTGCTTCTTCTCCAGCTAAAGTTTTGATTTCAGAAAGGGTTCCCGGATTAATGGAAAAATGATGCAGGTAGTGACCTTCCTGTAATTTGGATTGACGGCCAATGGTTGTCATCCCCCGCTCAGCCTCCGGATCATTCGATTTATTACTAAAAGGGGAGGTAATTTGTTCAGAATAAATATTGTTTTCGTGCCAGATATTTACACCATGATTAATCTGTACCGGACCATGGACTGAGATATTGATACTTTTTCCGGCAAAAGTTGCTCCAAACAAACGAATATCCAGACAACTCAAAAGCTTCCCGGCAACAACCTGTTTGATCGTTTTCTTATCTTTAGGATATTCCCCAAAATACTTCACATAAGTTTCATCCAAAGAAATAGGATTCATGTTCTCATTTAATGATTTGAAATAAAAAATGGTTTCTTTGGGATAAACAGCTTTAAAGAAATTTTTTACTGTATACTTATAAGCTTTATCTGTAGCATAAACGGTTCCATCAGGTAAAGTACGTGGTTGACCCGAGAAATCAGCGTTGTAATTAGAATTGACGGCCTTTACAACAGCACATCCGAATACTCTGTTTTTAAATTCCATGATTGTCT
Encoded proteins:
- a CDS encoding type I CRISPR-associated protein Cas7; this encodes MEFKNRVFGCAVVKAVNSNYNADFSGQPRTLPDGTVYATDKAYKYTVKNFFKAVYPKETIFYFKSLNENMNPISLDETYVKYFGEYPKDKKTIKQVVAGKLLSCLDIRLFGATFAGKSINISVHGPVQINHGVNIWHENNIYSEQITSPFSNKSNDPEAERGMTTIGRQSKLQEGHYLHHFSINPGTLSEIKTLAGEEAKAVSSEDISKLRAAMRQGATFYDSAAKAGTDNEILFWVQLNDGSKLILPAFTDLVKALPEKQDGKTVFDFEKVSELLSGFRSEIETTELYINGQSATAINLPVGCTTLPLFGNNGEEA